A segment of the Ipomoea triloba cultivar NCNSP0323 chromosome 1, ASM357664v1 genome:
TCACGGAATAAAAACAACTATTTCCATTGATAACCCAAGTTTTATGACTctgttgtagacttgtagtatACTTTAGACCTCATAAATTTACTTCCAAGTCCACGGAGAGGTAAACTGAATAATCTTTTCGATACTTAacactaaattatatatttttgggcGTAAAATATCTCATCTCAAACCTGTAATGTTCGTCGCAGTTATTGAACTCCCATCTGGAAACAAATATTAAGTGAAACTTATCATTCACTAGTTTATCACCATTCAATTAAAATGTTAGTTGAAAGATCTTGCTTGATGAATTAACTTTgttgcttttctttttattttagtgtATGTACTGTTTGATGTGTGTTATGATCTAATATTGAGTCAATATCACGCAATTGACTTATCGTATCATCATATAAGATTGGTCGAGGTCACTCAACTAAGCAATAATGTAGACGAatcaaaccacactaaaatagtgaatacaattaattaattagctagttTAACCCATGAACTAATAAACTCATATATCCcctattatattttcaatgtgagaCTTTTAACAAGGTAATAATAAATTCTCATAGATGGTGTGAGTGTTATTCATAATTGATAAATAGATGTACACATATAAGTGTATTTAACATGGTTCTTGCAACACGTGTGGCATATGAAGGTACATTTGTCTTCGTGGGACTCCAGTTGGCTTGGGATCAAGGTTACCGTCATGATTTGGTGGATAAGTGATTATACATTGGTTGTTAAATGACTAAAAGGATGATGAatgatttatgattgtgtggcTAATGTTTTAGAGGAATGTAAGAGCATCCATAATagtcaagtttttttttttttttttttttttttttttttttgtttttttgtgtttttttttttaggaattttgtgtgagtgtgattatgaaagagaatatgagagggaagataaaaaaaaaagaagaagatataaataaacaaaactgaTTCTTTGTAGTAAATGTCAACAGGACGCGTCAGATTAACCCCAAATGTCAAACAACAACAAATGTGCGCCTGAAAAACAAAAGCAATGGGTCCCACATTCTTAAAAAAACTCCATTCATTGCATATTAACCCCATATTTCTCTCTCTTGCACTATTTCTCCTACATGTCATGAGTTACTGTACAAAAAACTCCAAAAAAGACCACTGATTGTGGTGGGAAATTCATGAAAAGTTTGGTTAGAGCACTGAGCACATGTTTATGAAACAAATCgagttttgttttattatctCTCTTAATTGTGATTGATGTCTAAAATGGTAGGAGACTCTAATCTACATTTGTCTTTttgacgttttttttttttttttgctaaatgATAGTTGTtgattattacatttatatattgacGTAGTAGAATTGTAACTTGAGTGTTTGTCTTAGTGATCACTTGCTCTGAAAAAAGACATATGTGTCGAACTTGGATTGTATGCTTatcattttgaataaaaaaatgtatctaATATTATTCCATCACTTCTAACCACATCCGTATTCCCATGAATCtcgtttttatttttcttagcAACAAAATTCTCATTCAAGGATCATATTTGAGGATTTTTAGATATGAAAAATGTTGTATGATATTCCTCGATAATAAAGTTTCTAGCTTGCATTGCAATTgtgaatttttacattatatgatccaaataatatgtttattaactatattcttcatttttgtagatatatatagaatactgaagaaaaaataaaggaaaaaatgtgtcaacatttaaatttaaaaataaaaaaagtgaaGAATTGGATATGACactatatacaaaatttaatacaCTTTTtaactatacatatatacctactcttactaaaattaaatataacgTTGTTACCCGTTAGAgtacatttaaattttaccaACGACAAAACAAGGTATTAAACTTGTctacactattaatattaatgtataATTATTCAGATGTACGTAGTTTCATTAAGACACATATTGTGATTTATAGTAAATTATACTGATTTGTGACTTTGTGGCCCATTAATCACattacggcaaattattgtgtggaccatggtccacacagctatgtggaccataatcaaatgtacatttttaatgtactaaatgtacattatttttgtactgaatgtacattattttaatactataaaaataatgtacattcagtacacaaataatgtacatcatctgaatataatgtacattatttttatattgaatgtgcattatttaatagagctgtgtggaccatggtccacacaataatgattatCACATTACAATAGAAattatgataaatatttatttttagataatatatctataaataaatcttcaatcttcaatatgtctaatataataaaaataaacttaatcCAGCTTATATTCAAACTTAAATATAACACCGTTATAAGTGCCTTGCCTACTCTCCGCTCTCAGTCCTCCTCACTGGCCCCCACAAAGAGCTCCTTCAAATTACTCCGCTCAACAACAGCAGATCAAATTTAAATCTCCCACGCGCTCCCCTTCCCACGCACGCCCTAATTGGACCAAATACCCGGGACCCATTAGTGACGCCATGCGGCAACGTCTGATTAGCACGTGCATTTCAATCTTGCTTTACGCGAGCCGTCCTTCCGATAATCCAAAACGTAAAACTCAAATTAGCCTACTGGTCGGtccctcccaaaaaaaaaaaaaaaagaaaagaaaaacaaatcatCACTTTCTCTCAACCCTCATTGCCAAACTCGCCGGCAATCGGCTAAGATTGAAACCCAGAATCATCAAACTACAAGACGACACCGTtctcctccctctctctctctctctgtgtctCTCACAGAGATCGGTGCACGGATGATTTGTGACGTATATACGTGCATTGGGAGATATCTTTAGGTGTATAATATATACTGTGTGTATATTTAGATACGTGTTGATAGATTTTTGCAATGTCGGAGGACGAGAAGTTGTTGAAGGAGGCTAAGAAGCTTCCATGGGAGGAGCGGTTGACGCACAAGAATTGGAAGGTACGAAATGACGCCAACATCGACCTCGCGGCGGTGTTCGATTCCATCACCGATCCCAAGGACCCGCGCATACGTGAATTTGGTGAGTGTAGGGTTTCGATTGTGTCAGATCTGGTTTCGTGTTTTGCGATCTCGTTGTTGTCGATCTACGGACTGTTGCATGTAATGCGAAGCTGTTTTGATGCCGTCTAGATcttaattttcgaaaatttggGTGACTTTTATGATAGGACCGTTTTTTAGGAAGATGGTGGTCGATTCAAATGCGCCGGTTCAAGAGAAGGCACTTGATGCTCTAATTTGTTACTTGAAAGCAGCTGATGCTGATGCGGGAAGGTAATTCATTAAGTAATTTATTATTGGTGCGTGAATAGGCTTAAGTGGCAATGCAAATGATTTTGAAATGCTCTTGGGTGGATAGGTTCGCGAAAGAAGTATGTGATGCAGTAGTAGCTAAATGCTTGACGGGGAGGCCGAAGACAGTTGAGAAGGCTCAAGCAGTATTTTTGCTTTGGGTAGAGTTAGAGGCTGTTGAGGCATTCCTGGTATTTTTCTGCGAAGCTGTGATTTTCCCTTAAGCAATTCTCATTGCATATAAGTTTGTGGACTTGAATAAAACACTTTGAAGGGCTGAATAGAGTTCCTAAACTTCATGTTCTGAATCCAATCCCAGTTAAACTTTTTGTCCTTTCAAGTTTTGGCAAGCATATATTGATTTGGCTGAAGCATTGTTCAGCCCAATAAATGGATTTGCTCAGCTAAAGTGATAATTTGGCCTGTTGCATTGCGCCTGCTGCAACTCTTTGCTGTATTGTATGAGTAACTTGCAGCTGAAAGGATTGTTGGAGAACTTTGAGTTCAAAATGTGTCAAgacaaattttgtatttttttttctggaatATTAATTTGTATGAGTAACTTGCAGCTGAAAGGATTGTTGGAGAACTTTGAGTTCAAAATGTGTCAgacaaattttgtattttttttttctggaatATTAATTAGCATCTTTTATGTGTTAATTTGCTACAGGATGCTATGGAGAAAGCCATTAAAAATAAAGTTGCCAAAGCTGTTGTTCCTGCGATTGATGTCATGTTTCAGGCCTTGAGGTCCAGTGAAATCTGTTCTTCTGCAGTTCTGCAGTATACAttgttacttgtttgatggttggaGTATTAACACTTTTCCTGTAATTATCAGTGAATTTGGAGCAAAGGTTGTCCCGCCGAAGAGAATATTGAAGATGCTTCCTGAATTGTTTGATCATCAGGATCAGAACGTTCGAGCCTGCTCTAAGGGTCTAACATTGGAACTCTGTCGCTGGATTGGGAAGGATCCAGTGAAATCaatactttttgaaaaaatgcgTGATACAATGGTATGCTTGATTGCCTAACCCTCTTCAGTTTGTTGCTTCTCATTCATATTTCTTGCTATGGAAtctgattaatttttttcttgtgttataagaaaaaagaattggAGGCTGAGCTCATTAATGTCACTGGATCTGCTAAGCCAACTCGCAAAATAAGGTATAATTTCTGGATCtgataatcttttttttttttttttcatcaacacatttcttttcttcttcttctgtggAAGGGTGAAGTGTGTGAACCTCTATAAATTTTGGTTAATGTTTGCCAGATCTGAGCAAGACAAGGTGCTTGAAGAGGATGCTGTTCCTGAGACAGCTGGCTCTGGCCCTTCCGAAGAATTAGCTGAAGACAGTATGTAACCTCTTTGCTCAATTATGTTTCTTtgtaaaattttgatattaataaCTCTCTCAGTTTAGGCTGTTAGGTCACAAGTAGAATACTCTTGAAGCTAATACAGGTGGCTTGGTGTAATATTAGTTTTTCTGGACCTGAGCTGCTCCCTTTAATTTTCTGTCAGTTCCACAGGAGATAGATGAGTATGAACTTGTAGATCCTGTTGATATTTTGACTCCCCTTGAGAAGTCTGGGTTTTGGGAAGGAGTGGTAGGTTCTCTGTTGCTATCCATTGTGCTTTTTAGCAACTTTTGAATGTCTATTACTTGACTAACAATTGTTTTTTTGTATTGATACTTTTGTCTTATTTTAGTGTTAGTGAAGCACTGAGGCcccatatatttattttgcttCTTTGTCTTTTACTTTTTGTATACAGAAAGCTACAAAGTGGTCTGAACGGAAGGAAGCTGTTGCAGAGTTAACAAAGCTTGCTTCCACAAAGAAAATAGCACCTGGTGATTTTTCAGAAATTTGCAGAACATTGAAGAAGGTCTTTATCCAGTTTGGAATtgaatgaataatatatatatatatatatatatatatatattgtatttaggGTTGATTGATGGCTTATCTGCCTTCTGTACTCTTTTTTAGACAACATTATTACTTTAATGATGCTAGTTTAAGTAGTATGTTGTGAGTACTTTTGGTGGAGTTCTGTGTTTATTGTATTTGtgtatttttctcttttctctctaTGCTTGCCATATTGCACTGTGATTTTCAAGTAATAGTTCCATTTTCTTTACATTGCAGCTTATCACTGATGTAAACATTGCTGTAGCTGTTGAAGCCATACAAGCAATTGGAAATCTTGCAAGGGGACTAAGAACCCATTTTTCAGCAAGCTCACGGTTCTTACTGCCTGTTTTACTGGCAagtttgtgtattttagacctTATAATTATTTATCTTGATAAGAATTTTTGGAACTTATATTTTGGTTGCTGCATATGccattttaagtggtcattttaaaaatgtttcttATTGCAGTTTGCTTTGATTACTATTTCTCAGTAATAAGTTAATGAACTTATTCCTATTTGTATAGACTGTAAGCATTAGcccaaatttcacattttcacagaggaaaataaataagattGATTAGTTAATAACTAAATCTCTTTCAGCCTGTAACCAAATCTAGTGATTGCTAAATTCTCTGCATTTAATTTTGGTGCAGTTTAACTATAACACTAGTTCTGTTACTTAGATGATGTTCCAATGGATGGAAACTTGTGTCTCTGGAAGATATGAAGATCTAACTTTTTGTTGTCCAATACAAGTTTGAGGCATGTTGGTGTACTAAATAAGTACTACGTACAACATAAATGTGTGACTCTAAAGTTGGTATCCATGTATATAGTTTAAATCTACTGTAAATTTGTAATGCACTGGGCCTGCATGGCTGCATGTGTGCCCATTGCATTATTTGGCTCAAGGGCACCTGTACAACTCATTTTTGGCTCTTATTGGAACTCGAGAGGCCAAAAGTTTAACCCTTTATTGCGGCAATCAATGGCCAGCTTATATAGtgttcataaatactcatttcTTACTGATGTTGgataatacaattctaatcTATTTTATGTAAGAAATGTATGATTAGTTCTTAAAAAACTTTGGTAATAGTTTATTGGAGGCTGTAAAGGACCAGCAGCTGCTTGGTGGTACAGCAGTTACCCTTGAGTCTTTTGTGTTTCTTAGCTTGTTTTCCTGATGCTTTGTTCCTTAActacttttgttatttttttttaatcaggaAAAATTGAAAGAGAAAAAGCCTGCTTTGTCAGAGTCACTTACTCAAACACTGCAGGCAATGCACAAGTCTGGGTGCTTAAATCTCCCAGATATTGTCGAAGGCAGGTTTTTATTCAAAATATGCAATTCTTACAAGTCATGCTTTGGGAAATCACTtaagaaaaagtgaaaaaagttGTTAGAGAAGAAATTATTTGCATGGTGTTATCTTATGCTGCTAACCCCAATTAGATGGATGTAGCCTACaacttttacttttacttttactaTTCGCATGCTATATATAGATATTTAATAATCTCTTTTtcagaataaatattttcattaaaagCACTAAGAATTTAATAACTGTTGTGAATTACTTATTTGTCCTTTGTCTGGTTTCCCTCGATTAAAACCTGcatataattttaaatgatttatgtcttatattttttaaaaaaacttatagTTTATATGTTTTAGCATATTTAGGAGAATATTCAAGAAACTTGTGAGTAGATTATGGATTAGTCAGAATCCATACTTGATACTCCCATATATTAGCCATAAAATTTGTGCTATGGGGCCATATAATTAAGTGAATCTTGACTATTCCCTCTTGGATTGACACTTTTTTTGGATTATGTTTTTGCTGAGCTTGAACATTGTTTTTTTGCAGATATTAAAGCAGCCACAAAGAATAAAGTTCCTCTTGTTCGATCTATGACATTGAACTGGGTGACATTTTGTATTGAAACGAGCAACAAAGCTATTATTCTCAAAGTTCACAAGGAGTATGTTCCCATTTGTATGGAGGTAAgttacaatattttttgataTGTAGCTGATGTTGTTTTCTTGATGATTTTAGTAACTATTTAGCATCCTTTGTGACTTATATAGGTTCaggtggtttttttttatttttataatagctTGTCAAGTTTAATTccttgtatttatatttactagTGTCTCCATTAGAGAATGTCTTAtcaatgattatttttaaaagatgCATTCCACCTTTCTTGCAATGTTATGTTTCCCTTCATAATAGTACTATTGCTGTTCTTCTTTTGCTATATATGGAGTAATGGATTATGGGattataatatttcaattttcaaaatattgtttAGTTTTAATACAGTGACGAATTGCATTTGCAATtaatcgtatttcatatattttcttgtatttcatacatacatataatttgtattttttttttatatatatatagagggtgaGGTTCCTATGAGAACCAGTCTCCCCATGATTCAATGAGAACCAATATCATCCATTAAAAAATAGAtctatggatgagattaattgcGGGATTAAAAACACGCGTGTGCATATTAGGCATTatgatgtgtgcatattaagcatgtgttgtgtgcaacATAGGGACATGCTTAATATGCGCACATCATAATGCCTAATATGCACACgcatggtatatatatatatatatatatatatatatatatctatatctatatctataagcGTCAGGCGGTTGAGGTGTGCCTAGACAGCCTAGGCGGCTAACTAAAATAAAACTGTGCACGTGTGTGGGTGTATATATgtcatattatgtgtgtgtgtgtgtgtatgtatatcttacttttcttattaatataatttatatatatataatgaaaaaaattagcaaggcTGAGCCGACCGGATTAACACGGTTAATTTGATCGAAATGGACGAGTTAACtcagccgagttaggcgctaggcaggTGCCTAGGAGGGAAATAGCCACAGTCAAGGAGCGCCTagaccgatttttgcaacagtgtatATATGACAATAACgaatttgtttgtttgcttttttttttttttgttgttgttgttgccaTTTTTGGTGTTAATGTTGAATTGTGTTTGACAGAGCCTGAATGATGGAACACCAGAGGTTAGGGATGCTGCATTTTCAGCTTTGGCAGCTATTGCTAAGGTATTCTTTCTAAGATAAGTTTCTATCATGTTGTAAATTTGTcgacatatatatttttgtaatgtaGTGGCGTTGTTTTTCTCCTCCTAATTCTTGGTGTAGTTGGTTGGCATGAGACCTTTAGAGAAATCAATTGAGAAACTTGATGATGTTAGAAGGAAGAAGCTTTCGGAAATGATTGTTGGGAGTGCTGGTGAATCTGATGGTTCAAATTCAGGTTTGAAATTCCCATTATTATAGTTTCATATGTGATAGTTATGTCTCTGTAATAGTTATGTCTTACATGTCCAATGGCTTGATGTTCCAGTTGCAGTGCCATCTTCAGGAGCAAATGTAACTTCCACTGTGGTAATTATATTTTGTACATAAGTTATTGTTCATTTTCATATGTTTCCTAAGCATTCTATCTATTTAGTAATAGGTGAATGATCATCAGTATGgaatatattttaaatggtGATTTGAGGAATTCTAAACCTGTACTGGGATTTAATCACATGATCAAGTCCTGTAGGAATGTTCCTTTTTTCCCTggttgagaaagcatgaatagTTTTCTATCGAAGTATTGAGTGCTgaaatttgtcaattttttttattcttttgttcTTGAACACTATTTGGTGGTTTGGATTCTGGAAAGCTCTTTTACCTCGTGATTGCTTTTGTACAACTTGATTGGACAGATTGGTAGCTTTACAGCTTGGTTATTTCTTAGTCCATTGTctctttttttgtttgcttttcATTTGATAGGCAACAGATGGATCTTTTGTTAAGAGGTCTGCTGCTAGTATGCTTAGTGGGAAAAAGCCTGTTCAGGCCGCTGTAAGTTTGCTTTACTTTCTGATAAGTGATAACCAACAAAGTCCTGctgttctttttttattttttttaatttttttaattttttattttttaaatagaagTGAAATATCGCTACAGGACAGCTgaaatatcttttaaaaaattgtctgTATTTTAGCCCATTAACAAGAAAGCAGTTCCTACAAAATCTGGGACGGCCAAAAAGGGAGATGGGGGTGGCCAGTTAAAAGCTTCGAAGCCTGTGGAAATTGAAGATGTAGAGGTGATTAACTAATGTGTTCTAATAGTTGTCttcttgttttattatttttatacttctTTGATTTTGTGCTCAATGTTGTTGATTCTTAAGATTCTCTTTTGTACAGCCAGCAGAGATGAGTCTCGAAGAGATTGAGAGCAAATTAGGTTCCCTTATACAGCCAGAGACAATTACTATGTTGAAGAGTGCAGTGTGGAAAGAGAGGCTTGAAGGTAGTAATGCTCATCACTTCATCCAATttccattattttatatttgtattttgtatttgtattattatacacacacgcgcacacacacacacgcttacatttcctttcttttttcatCTTATCCTGTGAATTGTTTATGCTTTACAGAACTTAAATGCTGTGTCTCAATTTAATCTTGCAGCACTGCTAATTCCTCTTCTCTTTGCAGCTATTGTGTCGTTTAAAGAACAGGTTGAAGCGCTTCAAGAACTTGATCCATCAGTAGAGATTTTAGTCCGTTTGCTCTCTGCTGTTCCTGGATGGAACGAAAAAAATGTTCAGGTATATTCTTCTCTGGCCTTTATAAGTGTGAAAAGAAAGCTGTGCCTATATTGTGTGGTGGAATGCAAACACATGGAGAAAACGTATTTTGAATCATTCTTCCATGGGAATCATTTTTCCTTCTATGTTGTGTAAGAAGAAATGCTGTGCAATGGAGTTGGGATTTCCAAGTAATCATTATTCATATTGAGAGGAATTGCAAATGCAAAATTAGATATATAAGTTGGAATTGTGGTTCCATTCTGTCTGAACTCCTGTGTACAacttcctgcataccaaacaatTTTGCTGCTCTAAAGATGCTCTAATATCCATGTTTTCACCCCTCCCCTCTGAATAAAAGTGCAGGTCCAGCAGCAGGTCATTGATGTTATTTCTCACATTGCTTCAACAGCATCAAAGTTCCCAAAGAAATGTGTTGTACTTTGCATTCAAGgtcaatttcaaaaaaaaatttctaccAAGTCCCCTTTCTTTTATAGAACAACTGCTCTACTTTTCGTATGGTTTTGTTTCTCATCTTTGGTTTATGCATGTGTTGCTCACAGGTATCAGTGAAAGAGTTGCTGACATCAAGACACGTGCTCAATCCATGAAATGCCTCACTACTTTTTGTGAAGCTGTGGGTCCGGGATTTGTTTTTGAGAGAGTAAGTGTGGTTTGTACTTTTGTACATTGGATGATAGTATTTCATGGTTCAGAACAACTATTGTTTAGTTGTCGCAGATAATGTTTTGTTTGTATTCCTATTTCCTAGAATATTatcatttgtttgtttgtttgtttttagtaaattaaataaatattttaatatttatttatgtatttacttttataaaatcttttttgaactatatatgACTGTATGGGTGTATTTTGGATATAATTTTTGGAATCTGTATTTGTATAGCTTTTCAAGATCATGAAAGAGCACAAGAATCCTAAAGTTTTGAGTGAGGGTTTGCTGTGGATGGTTACAGCAATTGATGATTTTGGTGTTTCACATCTGAAACTCAAGGTGATATTAGcccttatttatttaaatatgtaggTCAGTAGGTTTGTGtgtgtaacatatataaaattgtgtCCAGTTTTGATTTTAAAGAGAAATTGATGttatattttaaatgtttttcttCCAACAGgatttaattgatttttgtaaGGACATTGGTTTACAATCCAGTGCTGCTGCCACACGAAATTCCACCATTAAACTTATTGGAGTATTACACAAGTTTGTTGGCCCAGGTGACTTTTCTGTTTTTGAAAGTTCTTTATGGGTTTGTGTTCTTGCGATGTCTAAAATGCAGCTTACCTCTTTTCAGATATCAAGGGATTCCTAACAGATGTAAAACCTGCTATTCTAAGTGCTCTTGATGCAGAATATGAAAAAAATCCGTTTGAGGTTTGATTTTAGTAGTTGCTTGTTAAGCTTTCTACTCCTTGTTTGCATTTACTTCTGGTAGGTAACTATAACTTGCTCCTTTTTGGCAGGGAACATCCTCTGCTCCAAAGAGGACAGTGAAGGCATCAGATTCCGTAACTGTGTCTAGTGGTGGTGGGCTAGATGGTCTACCACGTGAAGACATTAGTGGAAAGATTACACCTGCTTTGCTTAAGAGTTTAGAAAGTTCAGATTGGAAGGTAGTGTATATGATAGATTTTGCGGAAATTGATCATAGGCATTTTAGCTTACATTGTACTCTGTTTTTTCTTATTAGATTCGATTGGAATCTATTGAAAgtgttaataaaattttggaagAGGCCAACAAGCGCATTCAACCTACTGGAACTGGTATGATAATCTTGTTGTACAGTGTGTTTTTAATGACTAAAACTGCATCTTTAATTCTGTTTTTCTGTGGcttgctttttaatttttcttcagGAGAGCTGTTTGGTGCCCTCAGAGGTCGGCTCTACGACAGCAACAAGAATTTAATCATGGCAACTTTATCAACAATTGGTGCTGTTGCGTCTGCTATGGGACCAGCAGTTGAGAAATCGAGCAAGGTATGCTTTCTGGTAACTTTGTTTTGTGTTGTGTGcatatctttgtatttaacaaacTTGGCTCTTCTTCTTTTTGCAGGGCATTCTCTCAGACATATTAAAATGTCTTGGTGACAATAAAAAGCACATGAGAGAGTGTGCTTTGAGCACACTAGATTCTTGGCTTGCTGCTGTTCATCTTGATAAGATGGTTACTGCAATGTTCCCATACATCTTGTACTTTTGCTGTGCCATTGATCTTTGACCACCATGACAATTCTGCTCTTTCTAGGTACCTTATATCACTACCTCTTTAACGGATGCTAAAATTGGCGCGGAGGGGCGTAAGGATATTTTTGACTGGTTATCCAAACAACTTGCTGGAATGAAAGAATTTCCTGATGCCATTCTTCTTTTAAAACCTGCTGCCTCTGCTATGACGGTATCCTTTTACAACTTACCTGACTacctactttaatttaattttattcaattaggTGTTAATGTTCAAAAAATGTTATGATATTTCTATGTAATAGGATAAATCAGCTGATGTACGGAAAGCGGCTGAAGTTTTCTTTGGTGAAATACTGAGAGTTTGTGGACAAGAGATGGTATATGAGTCGCAAATGTTCTCTGGCTCCTCCTGGATCTGTCTCCTTGCttagtatttaatttgtttctacCTGCACAGGTGACCAAGAATCTGAGAGATATTCAGGGACCTGCTTTAGCAATTGTAATTGAACGGCTAAAACCCTATGGGGCTCTACAAGGTGCCTATCTAAATCTCTCTGTATTTTATCTAAATTCTTGGCTTGATATCTAACTTGATTGTCTGTGTTCAGAATCATTTGAATCAGGAAAATCAGTCTCAACAGTGACATCAGCTAAAAACAGTTCAAAGATGGGAAAATCTAGTGCTCCTATTGATCGTGCTTCCCGCCATGGAAACAGAGTGGGCTCTTCGGTACGTTTGTGATGCTTGGGTTTTTCTCTGTGTTTGCTAAATTAGGGACATGTGCTGAATATTTCATTGTTATTCAGAGAGCTCTTCCTGTGAAGAGCTCAAGGCAGGAGTCCCTTATGTCTGTTCAGGACATCAGTATACAGTCACAAGCTTTGATAAGTGTCAAGGACTCAAACAAGGTAAGTTTGCAGTCATAAAATCATTCAGAACTATACTTTATGAGTAGCTCAGCTTTGATTGTGTGGATATGATTACAGGAAGACAGGGAGAGAATTGTTATTCGTAGatttaagtttgaggagccacGTCTTGAACAGATTCAAGATCTTGAGGTCTGTAGGCTGTTGCACTTCATATTTTTCTGAATTACTACTGAAGGTTCTTTTCCTTAAGATCTTCAATTATTTCaatgaatttaatattttaatgtgtCTATGTTAACAGACTGATTTGATGAAATACTTTAGAGAAGATTTGCATAGGAGGCTTTTAAGTACAGACTTCAAGAAGCAAGTTGATGGGATTGAAATGTTACAGAAGGTGCTTAGGTttgcaattatttatttattatggtatatCGGATGTTGTCTTTAGTTGCTTTTTCTTAATACTTTCAGGCACTTCCATCTATTGGAAAGGAAATAATTGAAGTTC
Coding sequences within it:
- the LOC116020332 gene encoding protein MOR1-like, which encodes MSEDEKLLKEAKKLPWEERLTHKNWKVRNDANIDLAAVFDSITDPKDPRIREFGPFFRKMVVDSNAPVQEKALDALICYLKAADADAGRFAKEVCDAVVAKCLTGRPKTVEKAQAVFLLWVELEAVEAFLDAMEKAIKNKVAKAVVPAIDVMFQALSEFGAKVVPPKRILKMLPELFDHQDQNVRACSKGLTLELCRWIGKDPVKSILFEKMRDTMKKELEAELINVTGSAKPTRKIRSEQDKVLEEDAVPETAGSGPSEELAEDIPQEIDEYELVDPVDILTPLEKSGFWEGVKATKWSERKEAVAELTKLASTKKIAPGDFSEICRTLKKLITDVNIAVAVEAIQAIGNLARGLRTHFSASSRFLLPVLLEKLKEKKPALSESLTQTLQAMHKSGCLNLPDIVEDIKAATKNKVPLVRSMTLNWVTFCIETSNKAIILKVHKEYVPICMESLNDGTPEVRDAAFSALAAIAKLVGMRPLEKSIEKLDDVRRKKLSEMIVGSAGESDGSNSVAVPSSGANVTSTVATDGSFVKRSAASMLSGKKPVQAAPINKKAVPTKSGTAKKGDGGGQLKASKPVEIEDVEPAEMSLEEIESKLGSLIQPETITMLKSAVWKERLEAIVSFKEQVEALQELDPSVEILVRLLSAVPGWNEKNVQVQQQVIDVISHIASTASKFPKKCVVLCIQGISERVADIKTRAQSMKCLTTFCEAVGPGFVFERLFKIMKEHKNPKVLSEGLLWMVTAIDDFGVSHLKLKDLIDFCKDIGLQSSAAATRNSTIKLIGVLHKFVGPDIKGFLTDVKPAILSALDAEYEKNPFEGTSSAPKRTVKASDSVTVSSGGGLDGLPREDISGKITPALLKSLESSDWKIRLESIESVNKILEEANKRIQPTGTGELFGALRGRLYDSNKNLIMATLSTIGAVASAMGPAVEKSSKGILSDILKCLGDNKKHMRECALSTLDSWLAAVHLDKMVPYITTSLTDAKIGAEGRKDIFDWLSKQLAGMKEFPDAILLLKPAASAMTDKSADVRKAAEVFFGEILRVCGQEMVTKNLRDIQGPALAIVIERLKPYGALQESFESGKSVSTVTSAKNSSKMGKSSAPIDRASRHGNRVGSSRALPVKSSRQESLMSVQDISIQSQALISVKDSNKEDRERIVIRRFKFEEPRLEQIQDLETDLMKYFREDLHRRLLSTDFKKQVDGIEMLQKALPSIGKEIIEVLDILLRWFVLRFCESNTSCLLKVLECLPELFDMLKNEGYSMTEAEAAIFLPCLVEKSGHNIEKVREKMRELMKKIIYTYSASKTFPYILEGLRSRNNRTRIECVDLVGFLLDNHAAEIGGQLKSLQIVSSLTAERDGEIRKAALNTLATGYKILGDDIWRYVGKLTEAQRSMLDDRFKWKAREMDKRREGKPGESRVALRRSVRDTGSDMAEQSGEVSRSISGPIVNRENYNQSELPMERHPMPLPVSGTNGPTNWNEALDIIAYGSPEQSIEGMKVVCHELGLAMEDPEGTGMDEIVKDADKLVSCLANKVAKTFEFSLMGASSRSCKYVLNTLMQTFQNKNLAHAAKESTVTILITELLLWLLDERVPRMDDGSQLLKALNVLMLKILDNADRTTSFVVLINLLRPLDPSRWPSPTANESLAVRNQKFSDLVVKCLIKLTKVLQSTIYEVDLDRILQSIHIYLQELGMEEIRKRAGADDKPLRMVKTVLHELVKLRGTAIKGHLSMVPIDMQPPPIILAYIDLNLQTLAAARMLTPSVPGQTHWGDSTANNPAPTTHSDAQLKQELAAIFKKIGDKQTCKIGLSELYRITQLYPKVDIFAQLQNASEAFRTYIRDGLAQMEKNAAAGRTPSSVPMPTPPPSALDLSSPKFGPLSPVNTNPSNDTKSVNSKVEPTHFSLPPSYAEDERSSNTVLSRGSVMDQSELRQQLGEQRIERLPSGVTGGTLEAIRERMKSIQLAASTGIPDPGNRPVMSTNGGINHGISIPSQHSSATEHIVSENPPPPQSGILPMDEKALSGLQARMERLKSGSLEPL